The genomic interval GTACATGTTTACGGCAGAATCAAAATTGTAGATTATTCTACTTCGGTCGAGCAGTTAAAAAAACTGGTTGATAAATACGAAGTAAATTCTAAAAATCCGGTTAAGGTTGAAAATTTATCTGAAAAAACCATGCGCGAAGCCAGAGGAATTTGGGGTTTTGAAATCGAAATTGACGAGATTCAGGCCACAAAAAAACTTTCTCAAAACCGTGATGATTACAATTATAAAAACATAATTTCGGAATTAGAAAAAACAGAAAACCCTCAGTCTATTGCTGTTGCGAAAGAAATGTCGAAATGCCGAAAGTAAATTGAGATTAAACATTGAAAATTAGTAATTCATAACTACATTTGTTCTCTCAAAAATTGAAATATTAACAGACATTAAAATATATGCTTATAACTTTATTTTACTTCTTTATTGCTATTGTTTTTATCCAGCTTTTCTATTATTTAGGGATTTTTGGAAAATTTGCTTTTGCTAAACCTCAAGACGTTACACCAAAAAATATTCCGGTTTCAGTAATTGTCTGCGCAAAAAATGAAGAAGAAAATGTAAAGAAATTTATTCCGTTATTGGCAGAACAAAATTACCCTGATTTTGAGATTGTTTTAATTGATGATGCTTCCAGCGATGAAACACTTGAAGTTTTTGAAGAATTTGAAAGCAAATACCCTAACATCCGATTGGTTAAAGTTGAAAACAATGAAGCTTTCTGGGGAAATAAAAAATACGCTTTAACTTTAGGTATTAAAGCCGCTAAAAAAGATTATTTACTGTTTACAGATGCTGATTGTTATCCAACTTCAAAAGAATGGATTACGACAATGGTTTCTCAATTTAGCACAGAAAAAACAATTGTGTTAGGTTATGGAGGTTATGAAAAAATAGAAAGATCTTTATTGAATAAGATCATTCGTTTTGAAACTGTTTTAACAGCTGTACAATATTTCTCCTGGGCAAAAGCCGGACTTCCATACATGGGAGTTGGAAGAAACTTAGCTTACAAAAAAGAAGAGTTTTTTAATGTAAATGGTTTTATCGATCATATTCAGGTACGTTCTGGTGATGACGATTTATTTATAAATCAGGCTGCAAACAAATTAAACACAACGATATCTTACAGCCCGGAAAGTTTTACTTATTCAAAACCTAAAGAATCTTTTAAAGACTGGTTTACTCAAAAAAGAAGACACGTTTCTACAGCTCAATATTATAAGTTTTTTGACAAATTTCAACTAGGAGTTTTCTTCTTATCACAATTATTTTTCTTTTTATCAGTTATTATTCTTCTGGCATTTCAATTTCAATGGATTACAGTTGTAGCTATTTTAGCAACACGTTATACAGTTGTTTGGACCGTAATTGGATTTTCTGCCGGAAAACTGAAAGAAAATGATATTAAAATTTGGTTTCCAATATTAGAAATTATGCTTATTATAGCACAAATTAATATCTTTATCACTAATATTTTTTCAAAACCTGTATATTGGAAATAAATTCTAAAATAGAAAAAGCTAAAAAAGGTGACCAGGTCGCCTTTACTTTTTTATTAGATTATTTCTGGAATGAAGTTTACAGCTTTATGCTTAAACGCACAGAAAATGAAACTACTGCCGAAGATATTACTATTGAAACTTTCTCTAAGGCTTTTGATAAAATAGCTTCTTATAATCCGGAATTTCAATTTAATACCTGGCTTATTGCGATTGCAAAAAATGTCTACATTGATTTATTACGAAAAAAGAAAACCAATCTTTTTATAGAAATCACAGACACAGAAGACCAGCAGGCATATAATATTCCCGACACTACTCCATCTGCAGAAGATGCATTAATTAAAGAGCAAAACCTCTCTCGTTTGCTTGCATGCATCAAAGAATTAAAACCTCACTACCAGGAAGTAATTCAGTTAAGATACTTTCAGGAAATGTCTTATCAGGAAATTGCTATTAAAATTAACGAGCCTTTAAGCAGCGTTAAAGTAAAATTACTACGAGCTAAAAAATTATTAGCAGAAATCATCAACCGTAATAGATAATTTATTATCTTTAGAAAAAGAATGAAATATAATCATATTTTTTCTTAAAAAATTATTTATTCACACACTAAAACAACAACTCTCACGTTGTTTGCTTAAACCCAATTCCCTATCGCGTATGATTTAAAGTTACTTAACCTTAAAATCCAAAAATCATGTCTAAATTAAGCATCTATGAAAACAAGTGGATAGACCTTGTTTTCGAAAACAAAAACAAAGAGTACGGAGCGTATCAATTACGTCAGGAAAATTCAAAAACAACAGTAACAGCCCTGTTTATGGCTTTATTGTTAATAACTGCCTTAGGAAGTGTATCGATGCTGATTAACAAATTTAGATCGCATGAAATTGTTGAGCCAGCGCCAATTCCGTTAGATGATGTAATTCATCCAATAGATCTTGATCCTCTTGTAAGGCCAAAG from Flavobacterium sp. carries:
- a CDS encoding FMN-binding negative transcriptional regulator — protein: MYTPELYKNEDPESIRTFLKENSFGILINQTNEKLCATHIPIELEINADGKEILQGHISKLNPQADGFKENDQVLAVFTGPHSYISSSWYDHENVPTWNYIAVHVYGRIKIVDYSTSVEQLKKLVDKYEVNSKNPVKVENLSEKTMREARGIWGFEIEIDEIQATKKLSQNRDDYNYKNIISELEKTENPQSIAVAKEMSKCRK
- a CDS encoding glycosyltransferase — encoded protein: MLITLFYFFIAIVFIQLFYYLGIFGKFAFAKPQDVTPKNIPVSVIVCAKNEEENVKKFIPLLAEQNYPDFEIVLIDDASSDETLEVFEEFESKYPNIRLVKVENNEAFWGNKKYALTLGIKAAKKDYLLFTDADCYPTSKEWITTMVSQFSTEKTIVLGYGGYEKIERSLLNKIIRFETVLTAVQYFSWAKAGLPYMGVGRNLAYKKEEFFNVNGFIDHIQVRSGDDDLFINQAANKLNTTISYSPESFTYSKPKESFKDWFTQKRRHVSTAQYYKFFDKFQLGVFFLSQLFFFLSVIILLAFQFQWITVVAILATRYTVVWTVIGFSAGKLKENDIKIWFPILEIMLIIAQINIFITNIFSKPVYWK
- a CDS encoding sigma-70 family RNA polymerase sigma factor — encoded protein: MEINSKIEKAKKGDQVAFTFLLDYFWNEVYSFMLKRTENETTAEDITIETFSKAFDKIASYNPEFQFNTWLIAIAKNVYIDLLRKKKTNLFIEITDTEDQQAYNIPDTTPSAEDALIKEQNLSRLLACIKELKPHYQEVIQLRYFQEMSYQEIAIKINEPLSSVKVKLLRAKKLLAEIINRNR